One stretch of Chryseobacterium indologenes DNA includes these proteins:
- a CDS encoding T9SS type B sorting domain-containing protein → MNKSLLFYFSIFLLTLSGTFFAQTYQLTGNPINTTGWTIVPSAAANTDFIMLTDDIINKAGAVKLNDPINLKYCDKWRVEFDFRIDGNGTSSGKGDGFAFWYLANPPITSQQGAGLGIPQNATGLIVGFDIYNNMAGGGLMSKVHVAYGVVPNTADTNGLEYYNTPGSSFHSPDLNSTQPFVGSTYKHVEVTGVTDPTTPTNWIITVKIDGNTITSQSFTPSAGAATMTQGYFGFSASTGAASAKHSIKNVKIFTDKVSILKTLATQSFCPNPSTGYGSVNLTDFNSQFVSNPGNYTFTYYPQGSSTPIANPTSYEFNTSQTITIVIKDNAGVLCDNPDGKIQLDLAPLKTNDKTLTECNNNKAGTAVFNLNSANVTDVLGVTKKYYKTLNDLNAGTNEILSPDAYQSAPGTVYVKVTTPLGCTATAKITLTFYPETMVKDATVQSCFIENNVLSGIFNLTTANVTSLTTGIIKKYYTTVANAINGTNEIINPYQYTSTNTAVYAKVTDTNGCFAIAKINLVVIPPVTSSVLKDKTICIENKTDLDAGPGFDEYLWSTGATTSSIRNVSVGTYWVKLKTGNCITTQIVNVLPSANPVISNIDIHNNTVIVNVTGGKPPYQYSIDGVNWQTSNTFTGLTRGEVKIFVKDFYNCSPISVQITVPNLINAITPNGDNKNDFIDYSALAYKKNLVFTVYDRYGNKLYEANKIRNYTWDGRAYGKKIPSATYWYTISWNENNKNSTETKYSGWVLVKNIE, encoded by the coding sequence ATGAATAAAAGTTTATTATTTTACTTTTCAATTTTTTTACTCACCCTTTCTGGAACATTCTTTGCCCAGACCTACCAACTCACCGGAAACCCTATCAACACCACGGGATGGACTATAGTCCCCAGCGCAGCTGCCAATACAGATTTCATCATGCTTACAGATGATATAATCAATAAAGCCGGTGCCGTCAAATTAAACGATCCCATTAATTTAAAATATTGTGACAAATGGAGAGTTGAATTTGATTTCAGAATCGATGGAAACGGAACTTCTTCCGGCAAAGGAGATGGGTTCGCATTCTGGTATCTTGCTAATCCTCCAATCACCAGCCAACAAGGAGCTGGATTGGGAATTCCACAAAATGCAACGGGCCTGATTGTAGGTTTTGATATCTACAACAACATGGCAGGAGGTGGACTGATGAGCAAAGTTCATGTAGCATACGGAGTGGTTCCTAATACAGCAGACACTAATGGTCTTGAATATTATAATACTCCAGGAAGCTCATTTCATTCACCCGATCTTAACTCTACCCAGCCTTTTGTAGGATCTACTTATAAACATGTTGAAGTTACAGGAGTAACAGACCCCACCACCCCCACCAACTGGATCATTACAGTAAAGATCGATGGTAATACCATCACATCACAATCATTCACTCCTTCAGCAGGAGCAGCCACAATGACTCAGGGATATTTTGGGTTTTCAGCATCTACCGGAGCCGCAAGCGCTAAGCATTCTATTAAAAATGTAAAAATATTTACCGATAAGGTTTCAATTTTAAAGACGTTAGCTACTCAATCTTTCTGTCCCAATCCTTCCACCGGATACGGAAGTGTAAATTTAACTGATTTCAACTCTCAGTTTGTTTCCAATCCAGGAAATTACACCTTCACCTACTATCCTCAGGGCAGTTCTACTCCCATAGCTAACCCAACCAGTTATGAATTTAACACTAGCCAAACGATAACTATTGTTATTAAAGATAATGCCGGGGTACTTTGTGACAATCCTGACGGAAAAATACAGCTAGACCTTGCTCCTTTAAAAACTAACGACAAAACCCTTACCGAATGTAATAACAATAAAGCAGGAACTGCTGTTTTCAATCTGAATTCTGCTAATGTAACTGATGTACTTGGTGTTACAAAGAAATATTATAAGACACTCAATGATCTAAATGCAGGAACGAATGAAATTTTATCTCCAGACGCTTACCAGTCTGCACCGGGAACCGTTTACGTAAAAGTAACCACTCCTCTAGGATGTACAGCTACAGCAAAAATCACCCTTACATTTTATCCTGAAACAATGGTGAAAGATGCTACCGTCCAATCTTGTTTTATTGAGAATAATGTACTTAGTGGTATATTTAATCTGACAACAGCCAATGTAACCTCACTAACGACAGGTATCATTAAAAAATATTATACAACCGTTGCCAATGCTATTAATGGCACCAATGAAATTATTAATCCTTATCAATATACCTCAACAAACACAGCTGTCTATGCAAAGGTAACTGATACCAATGGCTGTTTTGCTATTGCCAAGATCAACCTTGTAGTAATTCCTCCTGTTACATCCTCAGTCCTTAAAGATAAAACCATCTGTATAGAAAACAAAACCGATTTGGATGCAGGTCCTGGTTTTGATGAATACTTATGGAGCACCGGAGCTACTACATCTTCTATTAGAAATGTGAGTGTAGGAACTTATTGGGTAAAACTAAAAACGGGAAACTGCATTACTACACAAATTGTCAATGTACTGCCTTCTGCTAATCCTGTAATCTCCAATATAGACATCCACAACAATACAGTTATAGTTAATGTTACAGGCGGAAAACCTCCCTATCAATATTCAATTGATGGAGTTAACTGGCAGACATCAAACACATTTACAGGGCTTACCAGAGGGGAAGTTAAGATCTTCGTGAAAGACTTTTACAACTGTTCTCCTATTTCAGTACAGATTACGGTTCCCAACCTCATCAATGCCATCACCCCCAATGGGGATAACAAAAATGATTTTATCGATTATTCTGCTTTGGCATACAAGAAAAACTTAGTATTCACAGTATATGACAGATATGGAAATAAGCTTTATGAAGCTAACAAAATAAGAAATTACACCTGGGACGGAAGAGCTTATGGTAAAAAAATACCTAGTGCTACCTATTGGTATACGATCTCTTGGAATGAAAACAATAAGAACAGCACTGAAACAAAATATTCAGGTTGGGTATTGGTAAAAAATATAGAATAA
- the rnhA gene encoding ribonuclease HI, with protein MKIEIYTDGACSGNPGKGGYGILMRVPEKSYQKTFSKGFRKTTNNRMELLAVISALEKLKSTENDIHVYTDSKYVADAVNQNWITGWIKRGWKNVKNPDLWKRFIELYNQHQPTMHWVKGHAGHFENELCDKLAVAAANSSDLDIDTYFEGLENNTLF; from the coding sequence TTGAAAATCGAAATTTATACAGATGGTGCATGCAGTGGAAATCCCGGAAAAGGTGGGTATGGAATCCTAATGCGTGTTCCTGAAAAAAGCTATCAGAAAACATTTTCTAAAGGCTTCCGAAAAACCACCAATAACAGAATGGAACTCCTTGCTGTAATTTCTGCATTGGAAAAACTGAAGTCTACTGAAAACGACATCCATGTATATACTGACAGTAAGTACGTAGCAGACGCTGTTAATCAGAATTGGATTACCGGATGGATCAAAAGAGGTTGGAAAAATGTAAAAAACCCAGATCTCTGGAAAAGATTCATTGAGCTTTACAATCAGCACCAACCTACTATGCATTGGGTAAAAGGACATGCAGGACATTTCGAAAATGAACTTTGTGACAAATTAGCCGTTGCAGCAGCCAATTCTTCTGACCTGGATATTGACACCTATTTCGAAGGGCTGGAAAACAACACTCTCTTTTAA
- the dnaB gene encoding replicative DNA helicase, producing the protein MAQKETLSSLTHGNFAKELSIADGKMPPNAVDFERLVIGTFLIDKKGLDHSIDLLTPEVFYDPRHQVIFSTILKLYEGNHPVDLMTIIQDLKKEDKLSQAGGDHYIIDLTMGVSSSAHIEYHVRVILEKYILRSLINVSANVIDSSYKESTDVFELLDKAEQSFFEITNGTIKKGFDTANSLVKQAIDTIKSLKDKQGLSGVPSGFRDVDKETGGWQNSDLIIIAARPAMGKTAFLLSMARNIAVGHKIPMALFSLEMASVQLITRMIASETRISSEKLRKGTLDDEEWQRLFSNVSELENAPLYIDETPSLSIFDFRAKCRRLVMQHGVRLIMVDYLQLMTAGSSGKGVGNREQEISMISRSLKAIAKELNVPVIALSQLSRSVETRPGKRPQLSDLRESGAIEQDADIVSFIFRPEYYKITVWDNDEEGQETSTENQAELIIAKHRNGATADVRLSFLKHFAKFGDIEAALDGGIGGGYPSNFGEPSGFDKIKTTIQPGAAFDLPDSSKLSGSSMNDFDDDDDFPF; encoded by the coding sequence ATGGCGCAGAAAGAAACATTATCATCCCTTACACACGGAAATTTTGCAAAAGAGCTGTCTATTGCGGATGGAAAAATGCCTCCTAATGCAGTAGATTTCGAAAGACTTGTTATCGGAACTTTTTTGATTGACAAAAAAGGTCTTGACCATTCCATTGACCTTCTCACCCCGGAAGTATTTTATGATCCCAGACACCAGGTTATTTTTTCTACTATCTTAAAACTTTATGAAGGCAACCATCCTGTAGATTTAATGACTATTATTCAGGATCTTAAAAAAGAAGATAAATTAAGTCAGGCAGGAGGAGATCATTATATTATTGACCTTACCATGGGAGTAAGTTCATCAGCCCATATTGAATATCACGTTCGTGTTATTCTTGAAAAATATATTTTAAGAAGCCTTATTAATGTTTCTGCAAATGTGATTGATTCTTCTTATAAAGAATCAACTGACGTATTTGAACTCCTGGATAAGGCGGAACAATCTTTCTTTGAGATTACTAACGGAACTATTAAAAAGGGGTTTGACACGGCTAATTCACTAGTAAAACAAGCAATTGATACCATTAAATCTTTAAAGGACAAACAAGGTCTTTCCGGGGTACCTTCAGGATTTAGGGATGTAGATAAAGAAACCGGAGGCTGGCAAAATTCAGACCTTATTATTATTGCTGCACGTCCGGCGATGGGAAAAACAGCATTTCTTCTTTCGATGGCAAGAAATATTGCAGTGGGCCATAAAATTCCAATGGCACTGTTCTCTCTCGAAATGGCTTCAGTGCAGCTTATTACCAGGATGATCGCTTCGGAAACAAGAATCTCCTCCGAGAAACTTCGAAAGGGGACTCTTGATGACGAAGAATGGCAAAGACTATTCTCCAACGTATCCGAGTTGGAAAATGCACCTTTGTATATTGACGAAACTCCATCACTTTCAATCTTCGACTTCCGTGCAAAATGCCGAAGACTGGTTATGCAGCATGGTGTAAGACTAATAATGGTCGACTACCTTCAGCTGATGACAGCAGGTAGCAGCGGAAAAGGAGTAGGAAACCGTGAACAGGAAATTTCCATGATCTCCCGTTCATTAAAAGCAATTGCAAAAGAATTAAATGTTCCGGTAATTGCACTTTCCCAGCTCTCACGTAGTGTGGAAACACGTCCAGGAAAAAGACCTCAGCTTTCGGATCTAAGGGAATCCGGAGCAATTGAGCAGGATGCTGATATCGTATCTTTCATTTTCAGACCGGAATATTATAAAATCACCGTTTGGGATAATGATGAAGAAGGCCAGGAAACTTCTACAGAAAATCAGGCTGAATTAATTATTGCAAAACACAGGAATGGTGCCACAGCCGATGTGAGATTATCTTTCTTAAAACACTTTGCAAAATTCGGTGATATTGAAGCAGCCCTTGATGGTGGTATCGGAGGAGGCTATCCATCAAACTTTGGGGAACCAAGCGGCTTTGACAAAATCAAAACTACGATCCAGCCTGGAGCGGCATTTGATCTTCCGGACAGTTCCAAGCTTTCAGGGTCTTCGATGAATGATTTTGATGACGATGACGATTTTCCTTTTTAA
- a CDS encoding T9SS type B sorting domain-containing protein: MKKYLLIFLIFITQMVFAQQDCITAIPICSDSEISLKPNGYGSTKEGSGCLTNETNSMWFTFSIQTAGTLTFLITPTGPTAAKIDYDFALYGPNHSCSNISETPLRCSFAGLGSSITPPLTGLDMTSTNTTEGGGGTGFVKYIDVLPGQVYHLFLNNYSTEVAPFKLSFGGTATLLTPFDNNSLKIYQPFPFLKPGPKQDGNIDICGNPVTFDFATLSNQIRNNNPNFVIKYYRSAADAASDYDPITTPIPVNTTTNYTYSISYVDPTKPVNFLNQCREFGSIKFFDRSFTLTTATLTSCSNNNSGTALYDLSTADIGLTPNLTVKYYPSMYDLDHGVNEITNPYQYVSAEGSVFVKATNEYGCITITEITLKFHPLVKVLAEPTLVECHLEATPSMGLFNLENAPVITAASGYKKKYFPSLADAVDATNEITNYKTYTAPNGVVYVRVYDDLGCFNVVKVNLKVLPPEKSNVLVDKIICMEDKTTLDAGPGFKKYEWSTGATTQSISNVGVGTYWVKLTSRIGECTSTQSVKVYPAEQPVISSIDVSTTNITVNVIGGTPNYKYSIDNVVWQDSNVFTNVARGNYKIYVKDAYDCDPIEVEVLVPNIINVITPNGDGINDVMDYSAIAGKQNLTLSIFDRYGVKIHQADKSNGYKWDGTIGGKKIPTGTYWYSLTWNENNQKNTPFKFSGWIIVKNRE, encoded by the coding sequence ATGAAAAAATATCTACTGATTTTTCTAATTTTCATCACCCAAATGGTTTTTGCACAACAGGACTGCATCACCGCTATACCAATATGTAGTGATTCAGAAATCTCCTTAAAACCTAATGGGTACGGAAGCACTAAAGAAGGAAGTGGCTGCTTAACCAACGAAACAAACTCTATGTGGTTTACCTTCAGTATACAAACAGCTGGAACACTCACTTTTCTTATTACCCCTACAGGCCCTACGGCTGCTAAAATCGATTACGACTTTGCATTATATGGCCCTAACCACAGTTGCAGCAATATTAGTGAAACACCTTTAAGATGTTCTTTTGCTGGATTGGGAAGTTCTATCACCCCTCCTTTAACAGGCCTTGATATGACGTCTACAAATACAACTGAAGGCGGTGGTGGCACCGGATTTGTAAAATATATTGATGTACTTCCAGGTCAGGTATATCATTTATTTTTAAATAACTATTCTACAGAGGTTGCTCCTTTCAAATTAAGTTTCGGAGGAACGGCAACATTACTTACTCCATTTGATAACAACTCATTAAAAATCTATCAACCTTTTCCATTTTTAAAGCCCGGTCCAAAACAGGATGGAAATATTGATATCTGCGGAAATCCAGTAACATTTGATTTCGCTACACTATCAAATCAAATCAGAAATAATAACCCTAATTTTGTTATTAAATATTATCGAAGCGCAGCAGATGCAGCGAGTGATTACGACCCTATCACAACCCCTATTCCGGTAAATACAACCACAAATTATACGTACTCTATTTCTTACGTTGATCCTACCAAACCCGTTAACTTCTTAAATCAGTGTAGGGAATTTGGAAGCATCAAGTTTTTTGATAGATCTTTCACCCTGACTACTGCCACGCTCACTTCATGCAGTAACAATAACTCAGGAACAGCCCTTTATGACTTATCAACAGCAGATATAGGACTAACTCCTAACCTTACTGTAAAGTACTACCCTTCAATGTACGACCTTGACCATGGCGTTAATGAGATAACCAACCCTTATCAATATGTTTCTGCAGAAGGATCAGTTTTTGTAAAAGCAACCAATGAATATGGCTGTATTACCATTACTGAAATTACATTAAAATTCCATCCACTGGTAAAAGTACTTGCTGAGCCCACTCTTGTTGAGTGTCACTTAGAAGCCACCCCTTCTATGGGACTGTTCAACCTCGAAAACGCACCGGTTATAACAGCAGCTTCCGGCTATAAGAAAAAATACTTCCCTTCACTGGCTGATGCTGTAGATGCAACCAATGAAATAACAAACTATAAAACCTATACCGCTCCTAACGGTGTAGTATATGTAAGAGTATATGACGACCTTGGATGTTTCAATGTTGTTAAAGTTAACCTTAAAGTGCTTCCTCCGGAAAAATCCAATGTACTTGTGGATAAAATCATTTGTATGGAAGACAAAACCACTCTGGATGCAGGACCTGGATTCAAAAAATATGAATGGAGCACCGGAGCAACAACCCAAAGTATCAGCAATGTAGGAGTAGGCACCTATTGGGTAAAACTTACAAGCAGAATCGGAGAATGTACTTCTACACAATCCGTAAAAGTATACCCTGCCGAACAACCGGTCATCTCCAGCATTGATGTTTCTACAACAAACATCACTGTAAATGTAATTGGAGGAACACCTAACTACAAATACTCTATAGACAATGTTGTATGGCAGGATTCCAATGTATTTACCAATGTCGCAAGAGGTAATTACAAAATATATGTAAAAGATGCTTACGATTGTGACCCTATTGAAGTTGAAGTATTGGTACCTAACATTATAAACGTTATCACACCAAACGGAGACGGAATCAATGATGTTATGGATTATTCCGCAATTGCCGGCAAGCAAAATCTGACTTTAAGTATTTTTGACAGATACGGTGTTAAAATTCACCAGGCTGACAAATCCAATGGATACAAATGGGACGGAACTATTGGTGGTAAAAAAATACCTACTGGGACTTACTGGTATTCATTAACCTGGAATGAGAATAACCAAAAAAATACACCATTCAAATTCTCAGGATGGATCATTGTGAAAAACAGAGAGTAA
- a CDS encoding MFS transporter, which yields MISFTPLQTLQNVEFRNLLTGRFFIVLAFRMLATLLGWWVYQLTKDPFSIGLIGLSEVIPAVSCALYAGHVIDMNEKKRLLLICNYAYIFLIGLLLIPAFFNVQMHFTGHEITYFIYGVIFFTGIARAFIGPIVPSMIPKIVKKENLPNAVTLNQATFLISSVCGHAIGGLLIGYIGVQWTLVAILSLIFIASLFFWQLNKQYSEYKKETVNVVESMREGISYIFKTKEILGALCLDMFAVLFGGAVAMIPVFATDILNSGAEGFGLLNAASDIGSMCIITLLSIVPLRKNQGKILLVVVTGFGICIVGFGLSKLYWLSFMFLVLSGMLDGISVVIRGTIVQLKTPDHIRGRVLSVNSIFIMSSNEMGQFESGVMAKLLGVVRSVVFGGCMTVLVAIIVGSTNPKLRKMQY from the coding sequence ATGATTTCCTTTACCCCGTTACAAACATTACAAAATGTTGAGTTCAGAAATCTTCTTACCGGGAGATTTTTTATTGTTTTAGCCTTCAGAATGCTTGCTACCTTATTAGGATGGTGGGTTTATCAATTAACAAAAGATCCTTTTTCCATTGGCCTTATCGGACTTTCGGAGGTAATTCCTGCAGTGAGCTGTGCGTTATATGCCGGTCATGTTATTGATATGAATGAAAAAAAGAGATTATTACTTATTTGTAATTATGCTTATATTTTCCTGATTGGACTGCTTTTGATTCCTGCTTTTTTTAATGTTCAAATGCACTTTACAGGCCATGAGATTACTTATTTCATTTATGGAGTTATATTTTTCACAGGAATTGCAAGAGCCTTTATTGGGCCTATTGTGCCTTCTATGATTCCCAAAATTGTAAAAAAAGAGAATCTTCCCAATGCTGTTACACTGAATCAGGCTACGTTCCTTATTTCTTCAGTTTGCGGTCATGCGATTGGAGGGCTTCTTATTGGATATATTGGAGTACAATGGACATTGGTTGCTATTTTATCTCTGATATTTATTGCTTCTCTATTTTTCTGGCAGCTTAATAAACAATATTCGGAATACAAAAAAGAAACAGTGAACGTGGTGGAAAGTATGCGTGAAGGGATCTCCTATATTTTTAAAACAAAGGAAATACTGGGTGCCTTATGTCTTGACATGTTTGCGGTACTTTTTGGTGGTGCTGTAGCAATGATTCCTGTATTTGCTACAGATATTCTGAATTCAGGAGCAGAAGGATTCGGTTTACTGAATGCGGCTTCTGATATTGGCTCTATGTGTATTATCACTCTTTTATCAATTGTTCCTTTGCGTAAAAACCAGGGAAAAATTCTTCTTGTAGTAGTAACAGGATTCGGAATTTGTATTGTTGGGTTTGGTTTATCCAAACTCTATTGGCTTTCTTTTATGTTCCTGGTATTAAGCGGAATGCTTGATGGCATTTCAGTAGTAATCAGAGGTACCATTGTGCAGCTGAAAACACCGGACCATATAAGAGGGCGTGTATTGAGTGTTAATTCCATATTTATAATGTCCAGCAATGAGATGGGACAGTTTGAAAGTGGTGTAATGGCTAAATTGTTAGGTGTAGTTCGCTCCGTAGTATTTGGAGGCTGCATGACCGTTTTGGTTGCTATCATTGTTGGAAGCACCAATCCAAAGCTTAGAAAGATGCAATATTAG
- a CDS encoding GH3 auxin-responsive promoter family protein, protein MLNFFKKNAALIWAKKHVQKAEEFKKNAEKNQDDLLISLVNTAQKTLFGREHNFENIRSVKNFQNRVPVADYEDLKPYIERVKRGQSNILWTDTPEYFAKTSGTTSGSKYIPISKEGMPYQIGGAQSALFHYISKKNNADFVNGKMIFLQGSPELEEIFGIKTGRLSGIVAHHIPSYLQKNRLPSWETNVMEDWEAKVDKIVEETEHQNMTLISGIPPWLIMYFEKLTEKHGKKIKQLFPNLQLIVTGGVNYEPYRDKMEDLLGGKVDIIQTFPASEGFFAFQDDYTKEGLLLLTNHGIFYEFIPLEEYGKPNARRLTLKEIELNKDYALILTTNSGLWAYSIGDVVRFIDKNPFRVLVSGRTKHFTSAFGEHVIAFEVEEALKAALEKHPAKITEFHLAPQVNPSEGLPYHEWLIEFEKDPENMEAFINELDQQLRNRNTYYNDLISGNILQKLHITRLKKNAFHEYAKSQGKLGGQNKIPRLANDRNIADLLEIYKF, encoded by the coding sequence ATGTTAAACTTCTTCAAGAAAAACGCGGCGCTTATCTGGGCAAAAAAACATGTTCAAAAAGCGGAGGAATTCAAAAAAAATGCAGAGAAAAACCAGGATGATCTATTGATTTCTCTTGTGAACACAGCCCAGAAAACACTTTTCGGACGGGAACATAATTTTGAAAATATCCGTTCTGTAAAAAATTTCCAGAACAGAGTTCCTGTTGCTGATTATGAAGATTTAAAACCCTATATCGAAAGAGTAAAAAGAGGGCAAAGCAATATTCTATGGACAGATACTCCTGAATATTTTGCCAAAACCTCAGGAACAACCTCAGGATCAAAATACATTCCTATATCTAAAGAAGGGATGCCTTATCAGATTGGGGGGGCTCAAAGTGCTTTATTCCATTATATCAGCAAAAAGAACAATGCGGATTTTGTTAATGGAAAAATGATCTTCCTACAGGGAAGCCCGGAGCTGGAAGAAATTTTCGGAATTAAAACCGGAAGATTATCCGGAATTGTAGCCCATCACATCCCCAGCTATCTTCAAAAAAACAGATTACCAAGCTGGGAAACCAATGTCATGGAAGACTGGGAAGCCAAAGTAGACAAAATTGTTGAAGAAACAGAACATCAGAACATGACCCTGATTTCAGGAATACCCCCGTGGCTTATCATGTATTTTGAAAAACTGACAGAAAAACACGGAAAAAAAATAAAACAACTTTTCCCTAATCTACAGCTTATTGTTACCGGCGGTGTCAATTATGAACCTTATCGTGATAAAATGGAAGATTTATTGGGTGGAAAAGTAGATATCATTCAAACTTTTCCTGCTTCTGAAGGTTTTTTTGCTTTTCAGGATGATTATACAAAGGAGGGTCTTCTTCTTTTGACCAATCATGGTATTTTCTATGAATTCATTCCATTGGAAGAATATGGGAAGCCAAATGCAAGAAGGTTAACCTTAAAAGAAATTGAACTTAATAAAGATTATGCACTTATTCTAACAACCAACTCAGGATTATGGGCCTACTCTATTGGGGATGTAGTAAGGTTTATAGATAAAAATCCTTTTAGAGTCCTGGTAAGCGGAAGAACCAAGCATTTCACTTCTGCCTTCGGAGAGCATGTTATTGCATTTGAAGTGGAGGAAGCTCTAAAGGCAGCTCTTGAAAAACATCCTGCAAAGATCACTGAATTTCATTTGGCCCCACAGGTTAATCCAAGTGAGGGGTTACCTTATCATGAATGGCTGATTGAATTTGAAAAAGATCCTGAAAACATGGAAGCTTTCATCAACGAACTGGATCAGCAACTTAGAAACAGAAACACTTATTACAACGATCTGATTTCCGGAAATATTCTGCAAAAGCTTCACATCACAAGGCTGAAAAAAAATGCATTCCACGAATATGCAAAGTCTCAGGGGAAACTGGGCGGACAAAATAAAATTCCAAGATTGGCTAATGACAGAAATATCGCAGATCTGTTAGAAATTTACAAATTTTAG